A window from Acropora palmata chromosome 14, jaAcrPala1.3, whole genome shotgun sequence encodes these proteins:
- the LOC141866704 gene encoding putative skeletal organic matrix protein 5, with translation MQSAYRFLVVIVLAVFLNDAFVSADANQAPLTGGGTMVCNLIQDSHVHTAIKNLETKLENLIALVNKTRPPKPTPPPVPASSCNEIFQKQRTAKSQVYTLMLGSRNIPVYCHMGDFGCGSGGWTPVMKTDGTKKTFHYSSRFWSDRNVSNLAGGTTGFDNQETKLPSYWETRFSKICLGMSNGNTTRFLVIRRNASSLYALIADGTYRALSLGRNKWKSLIGPQASLQRNCNKQGFNLLSQSSLSKARIGIIANQENNCSTCDSRIGFGTGGLPDDSNTCGNEATHSPDNGIKHIKAMGYILVQ, from the exons aTGCAGTCTGCGTATAGGTTTCTCGTTGTGATCGTTCTTGCAGTTTTCTTGAATGATGCTTTCGTTTCGGCCGATGCGAACCAAGCGCCGCTTACCGGCGGAGGCACCATGGTTTGCAATCTGATTCAAGACTCACACGTCCACACAGCAATAAAAAACTTAGAAACGAAGTTGGAAAATCTCATTGCACTGGTCAACAAGACGCGTCCTCCGAAACCCACACCTCCAC cTGTCCCTGCTTCGTCTTGCAacgaaatatttcaaaagcaaaG GACGGCTAAGAGCCAGGTGTACACGCTGATGCTTGGGTCAAGAAACATTCCAGTTTATTGTCATATGGGAGACTTCGGATGCGGAAGTGGAGGATGGACCCCTGTTATGAAAACTGATGGCACAAAG AAAACCTTCCACTATTCCTCTCGTTTCTGGAGCGACAGGAACGTTTCCAACCTTGCAGGAGGGACGACTGGTTTTGACAATCAAGAAACCAAATTGCCCTCTTATTGGGAGACACGCTTCTCAAAGATTTGTCTTGGAATGAGCAACGGCAACACAACAAGGTTCCTTGTCATTCGCCGAAATGCCAGCTCATTGTACGCACTTATCGCTGACGGAACATACCGAGCCTTGTCACTGGGCCGCAACAAGTGGAAGTCTCTTATTGGTCCACAAGCCTCACTACAGAGGAATTGCAATAAACAAGGGTTCAACCTCCTGAGTCAAAGCAGCTTATCAAAAGCAAGGATCGGCATCATTGCGAACCAAGAAAACAACTGTTCAACTTGTGACTCCAGAATTGGATTTGGAACTGGAGGTTTACCTGACGACTCAAACACTTGTGGAAACGAGGCTACCCATTCCCCTGATAATGGCATTAAACACATCAAAGCCATGGGGTATATCCTAGTTCAGTGA
- the LOC141866715 gene encoding U3 small nucleolar ribonucleoprotein IMP3-like, which translates to MVRKLKFHEQKLLKKVDFISWKSDNNLREVKILRKYHIQKREDYTKYNKLSGLVTSLANKIKQLDPKDSFRAEATEELLEKLYSMGLIESKNSLSLCEKLPASTFCRRRLPVVLVRLEMAQAVKDAVKFIEHGHIRVGPEVITDPAFLVTRNMEDFVTWTDTSKIRKHVMEYGDQRDDFDFA; encoded by the coding sequence ATGGTAcggaaactaaaatttcacGAGCAAAAACTCCTCAAAAAAGTCGACTTCATATCTTGGAAGAGCGACAATAACCTCCGAGAAGTGAAAATCTTGCGAAAGTACCACATACAAAAAAGAGAGGACTACACGAAGTATAACAAACTTAGCGGACTGGTGACTTCTCTGGCAAACAAGATAAAACAGCTGGACCCAAAGGACTCTTTTCGAGCTGAAGCCACGGAAGAGTTGCTGGAAAAGCTGTACTCGATGGGTTTGATCGAGTCTAAAAATAGTTTGTCTTTGTGTGAAAAGCTCCCTGCAAGTACATTTTGTCGGCGTCGGTTGCCAGTTGTCTTGGTTCGTTTGGAGATGGCTCAAGCTGTAAAAGATGCCGTCAAGTTCATCGAGCATGGTCACATTCGAGTTGGTCCTGAAGTGATCACGGATCCGGCTTTTCTTGTTACGAGGAACATGGAAGATTTTGTTACTTGGACGGACACGTCGAAGATCAGGAAACATGTGATGGAATACGGTGACCAAAGGGATGACTTTGACTTTGCCTGA